The following are from one region of the Shinella sp. PSBB067 genome:
- a CDS encoding ABC transporter permease, with translation MGMIEAILLTVITAATPLVLASIGELVTERTGVLNLGVEGMMVMGAAIAFAATQVTGSPYIGILAGIAGGALFSLLFGFLTLTLVANQVATGLALTILGLGVSGQIGEPYVGMSGAKLEPIAIPLLADIPFIGPLLFRQDIIFYLSIAIVVGVNWFLFRSRAGLKVRAIGDNHASAHALGIHVIRTRYLAVMFGGACAGLAGAQLSLVYTPQWVENMSAGRGWIALALVVFASWRPWRVLLGGYLFGAVSISQLHAQAFGLGIPSQFLSALPYAATVIVLILISHNRRMTLINTPASLGKPFVPDR, from the coding sequence ATGGGCATGATCGAGGCCATCCTCCTGACCGTGATCACCGCGGCGACGCCGCTGGTGCTCGCTTCCATCGGCGAGCTCGTCACGGAGCGCACCGGCGTGCTCAATCTCGGCGTCGAGGGCATGATGGTGATGGGGGCGGCCATCGCCTTCGCCGCCACGCAGGTCACCGGCTCGCCCTATATCGGCATTCTCGCCGGCATTGCCGGCGGGGCGCTGTTCTCGCTGCTCTTCGGCTTCCTGACGCTGACGCTCGTCGCCAACCAGGTGGCGACCGGCCTTGCGCTCACCATCCTCGGCCTCGGCGTTTCCGGCCAGATCGGCGAGCCCTACGTCGGCATGTCGGGCGCCAAGCTCGAGCCGATCGCGATCCCGCTGCTCGCCGACATTCCCTTCATCGGCCCGCTGCTCTTCCGGCAGGACATCATCTTCTACCTGTCGATCGCCATCGTCGTCGGCGTCAACTGGTTCCTGTTCAGGAGCCGCGCGGGCCTGAAGGTCCGCGCGATCGGCGACAACCATGCCTCCGCCCATGCGCTCGGCATCCATGTCATCCGCACGCGCTACCTCGCCGTGATGTTCGGCGGCGCCTGCGCGGGCCTTGCCGGCGCGCAGCTCTCGCTGGTCTATACGCCGCAATGGGTGGAGAACATGTCGGCCGGGCGCGGCTGGATCGCTCTGGCGCTGGTCGTCTTCGCCTCCTGGAGGCCCTGGCGCGTGCTGCTCGGCGGCTATCTCTTCGGCGCGGTGTCGATCAGCCAATTGCATGCGCAGGCCTTCGGCCTCGGCATTCCGTCCCAGTTCCTGTCGGCTCTTCCCTATGCCGCCACTGTTATCGTACTAATCCTGATATCGCACAACCGGCGCATGACGCTGATCAACACGCCGGCCTCGCTCGGCAAGCCGTTCGTGCCGGATCGGTGA
- a CDS encoding BMP family ABC transporter substrate-binding protein, whose amino-acid sequence MKKIILALATSAAVLGFAVAASAQDKTKICFIYVGSKTDGGYSEGHDRGRQELEKAMGDKIETAFLENVPEGPDAERAVERMARSGCALVFTTSFGFMDATIKVAQKFPDVKFEHATGFKSAENVGTYNARFYEGRYIQGVIAAKMSKKGVAGYIASFPIPEVVMGINAFMLGAQSVNPDFKVKIVWANTWADPGKEADAAKALADQGVDILTQHTDSTAPMQVAAERGIHAFGQASDMISAGPNTQLTAIVDTWGAYYIKRTQAVLDGTWKSEQIWDGLKDGILTMAPYTNMPDDVKKAAEDVEAKIRSGELHPFTGPVKKQDGSDWLAAGKVSDDGTLLGMNFYVAGVDDKLPQ is encoded by the coding sequence ATGAAGAAAATCATTCTCGCTCTCGCAACCTCGGCCGCCGTTCTCGGCTTCGCCGTCGCCGCCAGCGCCCAGGACAAGACGAAGATCTGCTTCATCTATGTCGGCTCCAAGACGGACGGCGGTTATTCGGAAGGCCACGACCGCGGCCGCCAGGAGCTTGAAAAGGCGATGGGCGACAAGATCGAGACCGCCTTCCTCGAAAACGTGCCGGAAGGCCCGGATGCCGAACGCGCCGTCGAGCGCATGGCCCGCTCGGGTTGCGCGCTCGTCTTCACCACGTCCTTCGGCTTCATGGATGCGACGATCAAGGTCGCGCAGAAGTTCCCGGACGTGAAGTTCGAGCACGCAACCGGCTTCAAGAGCGCGGAAAACGTCGGCACCTACAACGCCCGCTTCTATGAAGGCCGCTACATCCAGGGCGTGATCGCCGCCAAGATGTCGAAGAAGGGCGTCGCCGGCTACATCGCCTCCTTCCCGATCCCGGAAGTCGTGATGGGCATCAACGCCTTCATGCTCGGCGCGCAGTCCGTCAACCCGGACTTCAAGGTCAAGATCGTCTGGGCCAACACCTGGGCCGATCCGGGCAAGGAAGCCGATGCCGCCAAGGCGCTCGCCGACCAGGGCGTCGACATCCTGACCCAGCACACCGACTCGACCGCGCCGATGCAGGTTGCCGCCGAACGCGGCATCCACGCGTTCGGCCAGGCGTCCGACATGATCTCCGCCGGCCCGAACACGCAGCTCACCGCGATCGTCGATACCTGGGGCGCCTACTACATCAAGCGCACGCAGGCTGTTCTCGACGGCACCTGGAAGTCCGAGCAGATCTGGGACGGCCTGAAGGACGGCATCCTGACCATGGCGCCCTATACCAACATGCCCGACGACGTGAAGAAGGCCGCCGAGGATGTCGAGGCGAAGATCCGCTCCGGCGAACTGCACCCCTTCACCGGCCCGGTCAAGAAGCAGGACGGCTCCGACTGGCTGGCCGCCGGCAAGGTCTCGGACGACGGCACGCTGCTCGGCATGAACTTCTACGTCGCCGGCGTGGACGACAAGCTGCCGCAGTAA
- a CDS encoding FadR/GntR family transcriptional regulator, whose amino-acid sequence MNTRTSHAQVVNALGRAIIAGEYPVGATLPGDAELAARFKVSRTVLREAMKTLAAKGLVVPRARIGTRVTPNTQWNLFDSDILTWYFAVGINEDFLLHLSEVRLAFEPHAAVLAARHATEADISQMMRLAVAMGDSEHTAETLAMADLKFHLSVLEASRNPFLRTVGSLIEAALVGAFKLSSPAADRGKRGDVAATHIRIVEEIDRRDEEGARRAMENVIKVGRERVVQALRAEKQSGR is encoded by the coding sequence ATGAACACGCGCACCAGCCATGCGCAGGTCGTCAACGCGCTGGGCCGGGCCATCATCGCGGGCGAATACCCCGTCGGTGCGACATTGCCGGGCGACGCGGAGCTCGCGGCCCGCTTCAAGGTTTCCCGCACGGTGCTGCGCGAGGCGATGAAGACGCTGGCCGCCAAGGGCCTTGTCGTGCCGCGCGCGCGCATCGGCACGCGCGTGACGCCGAACACGCAATGGAACCTCTTCGACAGCGACATCCTCACCTGGTATTTCGCCGTCGGCATCAACGAGGATTTCCTGCTGCACCTTTCCGAAGTGCGCCTCGCCTTCGAGCCGCATGCCGCGGTGCTCGCCGCCCGCCATGCGACGGAGGCCGACATCAGCCAGATGATGCGGCTCGCCGTTGCCATGGGCGATTCGGAACACACCGCCGAGACGCTCGCCATGGCCGACCTGAAATTCCACCTCTCGGTTCTGGAAGCCTCGCGCAATCCGTTCCTGCGCACCGTGGGCAGCCTGATCGAGGCGGCCCTGGTCGGCGCCTTCAAGCTCAGCTCCCCCGCCGCCGACCGCGGCAAGCGGGGCGACGTCGCCGCCACCCATATCCGCATCGTCGAGGAGATCGACAGGCGGGACGAGGAGGGCGCGCGCCGCGCCATGGAAAACGTCATCAAGGTCGGCCGCGAGCGCGTCGTGCAGGCGCTGCGCGCGGAAAAGCAGTCAGGCCGGTAA
- the ybaL gene encoding YbaL family putative K(+) efflux transporter, with amino-acid sequence MPHATPLIATLVAGICLAFLAGLVAHRFRLPPIAGYLLAGVCIGPFTPGFVADQKLANELAEIGVILLMFGVGLHFSLKDLLSVRTIAIPGAIGQILVATFFGLLLGLAMGWSAGSGFVFGLSLSVASTVVLLRALQERRMVETEKGRIAVGWLIVEDLVMVLTLVLLPPLAGVLGGMAQTADVDPDLTRALGIGAVWTAVGVTAVKVSAFIALMLVVGRKVIPLILHYVAHTGSRELFRLSVLAIALGVAYGSAKLFGVSFALGAFFAGMVLAESQLSQQAARETLPLRDAFAVLFFVSVGMLFDPVNLLERPLAILATVVTIIFIKSAAAYLIVKAFGYPRTIALTIAASLAQIGEFSFILVVLGVGLKLLPPVAQDLVVAGALFSILVNPLLFMAVDHYGARLGGAQEPAGGEETAPKAEEAASVEDVPEPTTLADHAVVVGYGRVGRRVVERLRAAGIPLLVIEERAGVAEVLRESGIEAIGEPAGNRGVLAQANIAGARWFVTAIPDAFAAGTLIEQARAANGALAIVARATSQAEADHLRQFGANHIVIAKDELASAMAEQLLRADGLRRDAGAQGELDLAAPLPA; translated from the coding sequence TTGCCCCATGCGACACCGCTGATCGCGACCCTCGTCGCCGGTATCTGTCTCGCCTTCTTGGCGGGGCTGGTCGCACACCGCTTTCGCCTGCCGCCGATCGCCGGTTATCTGCTGGCCGGCGTCTGCATCGGGCCGTTCACGCCCGGTTTCGTCGCCGATCAGAAACTGGCGAACGAACTGGCCGAGATCGGCGTCATCCTGCTGATGTTCGGGGTCGGCCTGCATTTTTCCCTGAAAGACCTCCTGTCCGTTCGCACGATCGCCATTCCCGGCGCGATCGGCCAGATCCTCGTCGCCACCTTCTTCGGGCTGCTTCTCGGGCTTGCCATGGGCTGGTCGGCCGGCAGCGGCTTCGTCTTCGGCCTGTCGCTTTCCGTCGCCAGCACGGTCGTCCTGTTGCGCGCCCTGCAGGAGCGCCGCATGGTGGAGACGGAGAAGGGGCGCATCGCGGTCGGGTGGCTGATCGTCGAGGATCTCGTGATGGTCCTGACCCTGGTGCTCCTGCCACCGCTTGCCGGCGTGCTCGGCGGCATGGCGCAGACCGCCGACGTGGATCCGGACCTGACCCGCGCGCTCGGCATCGGTGCGGTATGGACCGCCGTCGGCGTCACCGCCGTCAAGGTCTCGGCCTTCATCGCGCTGATGCTCGTCGTGGGCCGCAAGGTCATCCCGCTCATCCTGCATTACGTCGCGCATACGGGCTCGCGCGAGCTGTTCCGCCTGTCGGTGCTCGCCATCGCGCTCGGGGTGGCTTACGGCTCGGCGAAGCTCTTCGGCGTGTCCTTCGCGCTCGGCGCCTTCTTCGCCGGCATGGTCCTGGCCGAATCGCAGCTCAGCCAGCAGGCCGCGCGGGAGACCCTGCCGCTGCGCGACGCCTTCGCGGTTCTCTTCTTCGTATCGGTCGGCATGCTGTTCGATCCGGTCAATCTTCTCGAACGGCCGCTGGCGATCCTCGCCACCGTCGTCACCATCATCTTCATCAAGTCGGCCGCGGCCTATCTCATCGTCAAGGCCTTCGGCTATCCGCGCACGATCGCGCTGACGATCGCCGCAAGCCTTGCCCAGATCGGCGAGTTCTCCTTCATCCTCGTGGTGCTCGGCGTCGGCCTCAAGCTGCTTCCGCCGGTCGCACAGGACCTCGTCGTCGCCGGCGCCCTGTTCTCAATCCTCGTCAATCCGCTGCTCTTCATGGCGGTCGACCATTATGGGGCAAGGCTGGGCGGGGCGCAGGAGCCGGCAGGCGGAGAGGAGACGGCGCCGAAGGCCGAGGAGGCCGCGAGCGTGGAAGACGTGCCCGAGCCGACGACGCTCGCGGACCACGCGGTGGTGGTGGGCTACGGCCGCGTCGGCCGGCGTGTCGTCGAACGGCTGAGGGCGGCGGGCATTCCCCTCCTCGTCATCGAGGAGCGTGCGGGCGTTGCCGAAGTGCTGCGCGAAAGCGGCATCGAGGCCATCGGCGAGCCCGCCGGCAACCGCGGCGTGCTGGCGCAGGCCAACATTGCCGGCGCACGCTGGTTCGTCACGGCGATACCCGATGCCTTCGCCGCGGGCACCCTGATCGAGCAGGCACGCGCGGCAAACGGCGCCCTTGCCATCGTCGCGCGGGCCACCTCGCAGGCCGAGGCCGACCATCTGCGCCAGTTCGGCGCCAACCATATCGTGATCGCCAAGGATGAGCTCGCTTCGGCCATGGCCGAGCAGCTCCTGAGAGCCGACGGGCTTCGCCGGGACGCCGGCGCGCAGGGCGAACTGGACCTTGCCGCGCCGTTACCGGCCTGA
- a CDS encoding DUF992 domain-containing protein: MNKKLGTILALTLAQAFATTAGAADMVIREEAPVYIDRGARDGVKIGMLTCDVGGGVGYVIGSAKSVDCVFKASNGERDSYSGVIRKMGVDLGFTTQGRIVWAVFAPTAGYHQGSLGGLYQGATAEASVGVGVGTNILIGGTSGSIHLQTISVSGQIGLNLAATGTSVTLTPQG, translated from the coding sequence ATGAACAAGAAGCTTGGAACCATCCTCGCGTTGACCCTTGCGCAGGCTTTTGCGACGACCGCTGGTGCCGCAGACATGGTGATCCGCGAGGAGGCGCCCGTCTATATCGACCGCGGCGCGCGCGATGGCGTGAAGATCGGCATGCTGACCTGCGACGTGGGCGGCGGCGTCGGCTACGTGATCGGTTCGGCAAAGAGCGTCGACTGCGTCTTCAAGGCGTCCAACGGCGAGCGGGATTCCTATAGCGGCGTGATCCGCAAGATGGGCGTCGATCTCGGCTTCACCACCCAGGGCCGCATCGTCTGGGCGGTCTTCGCGCCGACGGCCGGCTACCATCAGGGCTCGCTCGGCGGCCTCTACCAGGGGGCGACCGCGGAAGCGAGCGTCGGCGTCGGTGTCGGCACGAACATACTCATCGGCGGCACCTCCGGCTCGATCCACCTGCAGACGATCAGCGTCAGCGGCCAGATCGGGCTCAACCTGGCGGCCACCGGCACATCGGTGACGCTGACGCCCCAGGGCTGA
- a CDS encoding NACHT domain-containing NTPase, which produces MKRLIEWAKASPDAGHFERRFQPGGAAAKPEREMRDDLKPLIDAKTAEEEWAFYRQFVGERFDGLNEGGALRAEVINRLQELVASNEDGQSTLLFDRLCRIVRDGAGAARKWTRASLLDQLRGGVRLKVTPNYRVDIGIIEQFSADGIADIIDDIEGFQVERPALRDKISETLRTHRVVNISGLPGCGKSVVLRRVASEAHRRGPIIFLKSDRLSGKSWLEFAAKLGLRHRKADELLAEIAAIGSSVLYIDGIDRINPDQKRVILDILHAIESNPALHGWQVLASSRDQGLETYRAWFPPSFYKGSAIGDVQVEPFNETEAEALAKEKPGLRRLLMGTPAVQDIARRPFFAAVLARSFQDDAAEPQTETDLINAWWARAGHDAPPSTAPQRQRALLDLAEKGVSNLGKSIPARHLSSPTFEHVAALKGDLVVRGHDGDASFSFTHDIFFEWVFFRLLIDLGSEWIQGIARAGEPPLLGRVIGLLAQHSLTSQGKWSAGYMALEGSPLRPQWRREWLTAPMFTSAFADAQKEFTDFVSSNDFALLEKALVWFQAQHTIPSPMVLGQTDTEREGFERIRLAELLSWPSDFESWGRFLDWLITLAPSVPVRLIPNIVEVFSVWQNALSDLRNPRSKAIVERCSQWLIELEEAVYQDRLTFDHSKWDALGRDALKQFATSLRIVILRAARAYPTPANALLDRAIANQKMREKAYPDLMALSWMMAEVSPEKLADVAKAELSEELPQDKADRKAKQQRERGERLRRIRAKPESERTDDEKRALQHFHLPISSDSEFEDDVGIDRHHNYYYPVSALHEPFASLFVKKSDVAVQLVRDLANHATTGWRQFRKLSRRRPGTPIPITVTFPWGAQQFWGDWPGYNWHLGQLGPQPLECAFLAMSYWAFREIEDGRSVDEVIRLVVEGNESVAAAGLGLVLAIETFHISEVMLALVTCLRLWRYDIERMRQELMRNVDLLGFGALSQLTGEKAKAKEYIDKRVSRSRDVKQLAMQFAINADDTLRERFKQALERFPFDLPYELEEHSSDPNATAALTEWAKEYAALAVPENYQGYRTADDQILVAYQPPLRPEAIERGESARIYLLQTSYLAWAMKSLREFKLAPDKTLVEAAALARPLFNPSLFIERLDVEDHRPQSLVAAVAACVVCYGDKTSEDYAWALDVLAKVDGMREPTGFFHGSQIAWHPAIQLVYALLHLRRTEPGDLDPARRLLRLTQYTHEGTSEFAFAALLADPALQVSWTAAQLALDLAHYYRPITTATGDRDSKAAIKAAKKALDRAARGLTAKAPKPFPPLPPAWVPQEAGEIYDGDEGHWREPDPLFDPQSAEKKLRNFPIEQWCGSPTFKPLTLELLRALVRWTAERLNPPGAGPGRRRDRAADLIQWNDALGDLLARAAPFFETALVIEEFLSPFISGNDALDVVAEFADKTVTRHILDSAEIPPGTLEILAVCVDRVVSDPTFRSGGYRAGELSGRELSQLVDALLMVAIKQANGAARFVNGDWSEIGIVMPLVTRLISAVGWSADVMSKFLLLCERAGAAYPLDDFIVQTNAVLAKIENAKGNWVGTSLAARTAGTVQRLADANFPLRADQAQGLLRILDALIDLGDRRSAALEQTEVFKSVQIPVSAMAQ; this is translated from the coding sequence TTGAAGCGGCTGATCGAATGGGCCAAGGCGAGTCCTGACGCTGGACACTTTGAGCGGCGCTTTCAGCCCGGGGGCGCAGCGGCGAAACCCGAGCGCGAGATGCGCGACGATCTCAAACCACTGATCGACGCGAAAACGGCTGAAGAGGAATGGGCTTTCTATCGGCAGTTCGTCGGTGAGCGGTTTGACGGGCTAAACGAGGGCGGCGCACTCAGAGCTGAAGTCATCAACCGGCTTCAGGAGTTGGTCGCTAGCAACGAAGATGGCCAGAGCACCCTTCTGTTCGACCGTTTGTGCCGAATTGTACGCGACGGCGCGGGAGCCGCGCGTAAGTGGACCCGGGCCTCTCTCCTCGACCAGCTGCGCGGTGGAGTGCGGCTGAAGGTGACGCCAAACTATCGCGTCGACATCGGCATTATCGAACAATTCTCGGCCGACGGTATCGCCGACATCATCGACGACATTGAAGGCTTCCAGGTCGAGCGTCCCGCGTTACGCGACAAGATTTCCGAGACACTCAGGACGCATCGCGTCGTTAACATCAGCGGCTTGCCAGGCTGCGGGAAGTCCGTGGTCCTCCGCCGCGTCGCCTCCGAAGCTCACCGGCGCGGACCGATCATCTTCCTCAAGTCCGATCGCCTCTCGGGCAAAAGTTGGCTTGAGTTCGCGGCGAAGCTGGGACTCCGGCATCGAAAAGCTGACGAGTTGTTGGCCGAGATCGCAGCGATCGGTTCGTCTGTTCTCTACATCGACGGTATTGACCGCATTAACCCAGACCAAAAGCGCGTCATCCTCGACATACTGCACGCGATCGAGAGCAATCCGGCGCTCCACGGATGGCAGGTGTTGGCCTCGTCCCGCGATCAGGGGCTCGAGACGTACCGTGCTTGGTTCCCGCCATCGTTCTACAAGGGCTCAGCGATCGGTGATGTACAGGTAGAGCCGTTCAACGAAACCGAAGCGGAGGCGTTGGCAAAGGAAAAACCCGGGTTGCGTCGCCTGCTGATGGGAACGCCAGCCGTCCAAGACATTGCGCGAAGACCGTTCTTTGCGGCGGTACTGGCGCGGAGCTTTCAGGACGACGCGGCCGAGCCCCAAACCGAAACCGACCTTATCAACGCTTGGTGGGCGCGGGCCGGTCATGACGCACCGCCGAGCACGGCACCCCAGCGCCAACGCGCCCTTCTGGACCTTGCCGAGAAGGGCGTCAGCAACTTGGGGAAAAGCATCCCCGCGCGACACTTGTCGTCGCCAACCTTTGAGCACGTCGCCGCACTGAAGGGCGATCTTGTTGTCCGAGGTCACGACGGCGACGCCTCGTTCTCATTCACCCATGACATCTTTTTTGAATGGGTCTTCTTCCGGCTCCTCATCGACCTTGGGAGTGAATGGATACAGGGCATCGCTCGGGCTGGCGAACCGCCACTGCTGGGCCGTGTTATCGGACTTTTGGCGCAACACTCTCTGACATCGCAGGGCAAGTGGTCGGCGGGTTACATGGCACTCGAAGGATCGCCTCTGCGGCCACAGTGGCGCCGAGAGTGGTTGACCGCTCCCATGTTCACAAGCGCGTTCGCCGACGCGCAGAAGGAGTTCACAGATTTTGTCTCATCGAACGATTTCGCCCTGCTGGAAAAGGCACTGGTCTGGTTTCAGGCGCAGCATACCATCCCAAGTCCGATGGTCCTCGGTCAAACTGACACTGAACGCGAGGGTTTCGAACGCATCCGTCTGGCCGAACTGCTTAGCTGGCCCTCAGACTTCGAAAGCTGGGGACGCTTTCTGGACTGGCTCATCACCCTTGCCCCTAGCGTTCCGGTTCGGCTCATACCGAACATCGTGGAAGTTTTTTCCGTTTGGCAGAACGCGTTGTCTGACCTACGCAATCCCAGGTCCAAGGCGATCGTCGAGCGTTGCAGCCAGTGGCTAATTGAGTTGGAGGAAGCGGTTTACCAAGATCGGCTGACATTCGACCACAGTAAGTGGGACGCGCTCGGGCGCGATGCGTTGAAGCAGTTTGCAACGTCCCTCCGTATTGTGATCCTGCGCGCAGCGCGGGCCTACCCGACGCCCGCGAACGCTCTGCTCGATCGCGCCATCGCCAACCAAAAGATGCGCGAAAAGGCCTATCCGGACCTGATGGCTCTTTCATGGATGATGGCAGAGGTCTCGCCCGAGAAACTGGCAGACGTCGCTAAAGCAGAGCTGTCCGAGGAGCTGCCACAGGACAAGGCGGACCGAAAGGCGAAACAACAACGAGAAAGGGGCGAGCGCCTGCGCCGCATTCGCGCGAAGCCGGAAAGCGAACGCACCGACGATGAAAAAAGGGCGCTACAGCATTTCCATTTGCCGATATCGAGCGATAGCGAGTTCGAAGACGACGTGGGGATCGACCGCCACCATAACTATTACTATCCCGTTTCGGCCTTGCACGAGCCGTTTGCCAGCCTCTTCGTCAAGAAGTCAGATGTCGCCGTCCAACTGGTTCGCGATTTGGCTAACCATGCAACCACGGGTTGGCGTCAGTTTCGCAAACTTTCCCGCCGTCGCCCTGGCACACCGATTCCGATCACGGTGACTTTCCCGTGGGGCGCCCAGCAGTTTTGGGGAGATTGGCCGGGGTACAACTGGCATCTCGGTCAGCTCGGTCCACAGCCACTTGAGTGCGCTTTTTTGGCGATGAGCTACTGGGCTTTTCGCGAAATCGAGGACGGGCGGTCCGTAGACGAAGTGATCCGCCTCGTTGTCGAGGGTAATGAAAGCGTCGCCGCGGCGGGCTTGGGTCTCGTCCTCGCCATCGAGACATTCCACATCTCCGAGGTTATGCTCGCTCTCGTGACGTGCCTGCGTCTCTGGCGGTACGATATTGAGCGTATGCGGCAAGAGCTGATGCGGAATGTCGACCTGTTAGGGTTCGGGGCCCTCTCGCAGCTGACCGGCGAAAAAGCAAAAGCGAAGGAATACATCGACAAGCGCGTGAGCCGCTCGCGCGACGTGAAACAGCTCGCGATGCAGTTTGCCATCAACGCAGATGACACATTGCGGGAGCGATTCAAGCAAGCGCTTGAGCGCTTCCCATTTGATCTGCCTTACGAGCTGGAAGAACACAGTTCTGACCCGAACGCCACGGCCGCACTGACGGAATGGGCAAAGGAATACGCTGCGCTTGCAGTTCCTGAGAACTATCAGGGCTACCGAACCGCAGATGACCAGATTCTGGTGGCGTATCAGCCACCGCTCAGGCCCGAGGCCATCGAGCGAGGCGAGAGTGCCCGCATTTATCTTCTCCAGACCAGCTACCTTGCGTGGGCCATGAAGTCGCTTCGCGAGTTCAAACTCGCGCCGGACAAAACGCTTGTAGAGGCTGCTGCATTGGCGCGGCCGCTGTTCAATCCGTCGCTCTTCATAGAGCGGTTAGACGTTGAGGACCACAGGCCTCAAAGCTTGGTCGCCGCTGTGGCGGCTTGCGTCGTGTGTTACGGCGACAAGACTTCTGAGGACTATGCGTGGGCGCTAGATGTCCTCGCCAAAGTCGACGGGATGCGCGAGCCTACGGGGTTCTTCCACGGCTCGCAAATTGCGTGGCACCCAGCAATCCAGCTAGTCTATGCGTTGCTGCACCTGCGCCGCACGGAACCCGGCGATCTCGATCCAGCTCGCCGCCTACTGCGACTGACCCAGTACACCCACGAGGGTACTTCAGAGTTCGCCTTTGCGGCTCTACTCGCCGATCCCGCCCTTCAGGTGTCGTGGACGGCGGCGCAACTCGCCCTCGATCTCGCACACTACTATCGGCCGATCACCACCGCCACCGGCGACCGGGACAGCAAAGCCGCGATCAAGGCAGCGAAGAAGGCGTTAGACAGGGCCGCACGAGGACTTACCGCTAAAGCTCCCAAGCCATTTCCACCACTACCGCCTGCTTGGGTCCCGCAGGAGGCTGGTGAGATCTACGACGGCGACGAAGGTCATTGGCGGGAGCCCGATCCGCTATTCGACCCGCAGAGCGCAGAGAAAAAGCTGCGCAACTTTCCAATTGAACAATGGTGTGGGTCGCCAACCTTTAAGCCCCTCACGCTTGAACTCCTACGTGCGCTGGTGAGATGGACGGCAGAACGACTAAATCCGCCCGGCGCCGGCCCCGGTCGCCGCCGCGACCGGGCGGCGGACCTTATTCAATGGAATGACGCCCTCGGCGATCTGCTTGCACGAGCCGCGCCGTTCTTCGAAACAGCTTTGGTCATTGAGGAGTTTTTGTCGCCGTTCATTAGCGGCAACGACGCGCTCGATGTCGTCGCGGAGTTTGCGGACAAGACTGTTACGCGCCATATCCTCGATTCGGCGGAGATTCCGCCCGGCACGTTAGAGATACTGGCGGTTTGCGTTGACCGTGTCGTCAGTGATCCCACGTTCCGTTCGGGCGGTTACCGAGCCGGCGAGCTATCCGGCCGAGAATTGTCGCAGCTCGTCGACGCGTTGCTAATGGTCGCCATCAAGCAGGCGAATGGAGCGGCTCGTTTCGTAAACGGCGATTGGTCCGAGATTGGCATCGTGATGCCGCTCGTTACACGGCTGATCTCGGCCGTTGGGTGGTCAGCCGATGTGATGTCGAAGTTCCTGCTGCTTTGCGAACGCGCTGGAGCCGCCTATCCGCTCGACGATTTCATCGTGCAAACGAACGCAGTTCTAGCAAAAATCGAGAATGCGAAAGGCAATTGGGTAGGCACAAGCCTCGCGGCACGTACAGCGGGAACGGTACAGCGCTTGGCTGATGCGAATTTTCCGCTTCGTGCCGATCAGGCTCAGGGCCTGCTCCGCATTCTCGACGCGCTGATCGACCTTGGTGACCGTCGCAGCGCTGCCCTTGAACAGACAGAAGTATTCAAGAGCGTCCAGATTCCAGTGTCGGCGATGGCACAGTAG
- a CDS encoding helix-turn-helix domain-containing protein, producing the protein MPGATRPRYIRDIESQEAGRDVGWHAHDFGQFFSAIRGSMYVGTRDRILLLNPAMAVWIPPDVEHWLRYVSSNEIIYVDVNRAEADRLGTEARIVQMTPLLQALMGVIPDSESSGLTKPHEAALYDLLFHEILAARDIPLSIAMPQDKRISGLAQAAIDDPGSIASIDEWFIGASASRKTIERLFITETGMPPSRWLRQIRILHAVSQLAAGKKISSVALDLGYQSPSAFTYMFRSAIGFSPRAFRQTEKIVGR; encoded by the coding sequence ATGCCCGGTGCAACAAGGCCCCGATATATTCGCGACATTGAAAGCCAGGAGGCAGGTCGGGACGTCGGCTGGCATGCACACGATTTCGGGCAGTTCTTTTCTGCCATTCGCGGATCGATGTATGTTGGCACACGCGACCGGATTCTCCTTCTCAATCCGGCCATGGCTGTGTGGATACCGCCTGATGTTGAACATTGGCTCCGCTATGTATCGAGCAATGAGATCATCTATGTCGACGTGAACCGCGCAGAAGCAGACAGGCTCGGAACAGAGGCTCGTATCGTTCAGATGACGCCGCTTCTTCAAGCCTTGATGGGCGTTATCCCGGACAGCGAGTCCTCCGGTCTTACAAAGCCACATGAGGCCGCGTTATACGACCTGCTTTTTCATGAAATTCTGGCTGCCAGAGACATCCCGCTTTCAATTGCGATGCCGCAGGACAAGCGCATTTCCGGACTCGCGCAGGCCGCGATAGATGATCCGGGCTCGATTGCTTCTATCGACGAATGGTTCATTGGCGCTTCGGCCAGCCGCAAGACAATCGAGCGGCTTTTCATAACCGAAACAGGAATGCCGCCTTCGCGCTGGTTGAGGCAAATCCGCATTCTTCACGCCGTCTCCCAGCTTGCCGCCGGCAAGAAAATCAGCTCGGTAGCGCTCGATCTAGGATACCAGTCGCCAAGCGCCTTCACCTACATGTTTCGTAGCGCCATTGGGTTCAGCCCGCGCGCCTTCCGCCAAACAGAGAAGATCGTCGGCAGATAG